In Taeniopygia guttata chromosome Z, bTaeGut7.mat, whole genome shotgun sequence, the sequence CCCCATTCCCACACTTGCTTCCCTCCCACATGGAGCCAAATAAACCTTTCTCCACAGGGCAGAGAGCTGTTTCCCTTGCATCCCTGGGCTACAAGCAGCCATGTGTGGATGCCTCCCCATTTGTGGTCATGGGGAGAGCAAGGTGCTGGCAGGGGAACAACAAGGAAGTGTTTTGTAGGGGCTGGGAAAGATGGGGTTGGGGGATTGTAGCTGGGTAATTCTGCTTTCTGATCGTGGCTTCAGGCTTCAGCAGGGGCCTTCTTGTCTGTGTACTCATTTGGGACATTCACAGTGCTGGGTGGCTCCAGGCAGCGTGCCCAGtgtggggcagcaggacacCCCACAGCTGAGGGTAGGGGTGAAAGCTGCATGCAGGCAAGCCAGCACTCTTACCTGGCCTCATCTGATGTGTCTGCACTCCTCTCTGCCCCATCCTCCCATCAAACTCCCTTTCCAGATACTGCTCTGGTTGGGAGTCTCGGTGCTGCATGCGCTTATCGGGGAGAGCTGGGTTCCAGCCCTCACAGAAATCTGGGGTGTTGGAGTGGTCCAAAATCCAGGCTGGATGCTGGGGGGATCAGGAGAGAGGCCTGGGACTCCAGGGGGAGCTACTGGGCAGACCGGGTGGCTAAAGCCAGATGCTGAAGGTGTGCCTGTTGTATGTATGGTGTACAATGTTCTTCCCACCAACTGGCTGTCACCTGATCAGCTGGCAGGTGGAACAGGATACGGATCTTTTCTGGTGTTCATATTCACATGCTGTTATCTGAACATTAAACTTTATCAGCTCCttaggaaaggaaacaaatcgAACAAGGGCCCAATGCCCTTTGCACTGGTCTGACACTAGACCTCACTAATCCATCATTTCGGCAGCTCATACAGTTTCTGACTCGTTAGTTATGTAATCCACGATGCACAGCTCCTAACTCCTGCTCCTGAGCACCACAGGGAGAAGCTGTGTGGGCAGGGAGAGGTGCAAAGGGTGTGAAGGACAATGCTACCTGGGGGCTGCTGGGACAAGAGGCTGCTGGGACAAGAGGCTGCTGGATGGAGCAGAAAGCACACAGTGCCCCGAGAAAGTGTCAGTGCCTGTCTGCCAACCTCTTCCTCTCACGGTGTGCCTGTCCTTCCCCAGCCTTCCTCAGCCTTTGCTTGTCATGGTGCGCTGTCACAGCCTGTTGGGCTGCGTGCTGGGTGTTAGTTCGATGTCAGCAACAGCAGGGGTGCGATAATCCCCCTGCGAGCTCTGCAGATCCCAGTTATTGCTGGTTCAATGCAGGAACAGAAAACAGCGACATGGGTCTTGGGGTAGAACTGGGGTGATTTATTAGATGGATGACACAACGACCCAAGACCACAGCCCAAAGACCACAACCCCAAGACCTGGGACCCCAAGACCAGACTTAAGGGGTATACGGAGGTTTTTATACAACAACTTAGAGGGCGTGGTATAGGACAACTAACCAATGAGGACATGGCAAGTGAGGAGTCTAAGGTGGGACTAACATTCTATAAACCTATCAGGAAAaagaggggaggggaataatacAAATGGGATATCAAGTACTAAAAGATTGACAGAAAAGGTTCtggagaaaggggtagggattGGGAAGATTGACAGCTTGTGAGGGGAGAAGATTAGGGAGGAGAATAATGGGCAAACAAAAACTTAAAGCAGAACACACCACAACATTAgcttttttccctcattcctagctgggctctggggctgcaccCAGAGTGCACAGACCTGAGACTCTCCAGGGACTGAGCACAACTGGTTGATGTGCCTGGTGGTCCAGCTTTTGGTCAAAAGTCACCCTacatcctcatcctcaccctCGCACCCTCATCCTCATGCCTGCATTCTGCACAGAGTCCTCAGTTCATCCGCACTGATCCTTGGCACTGCCCTGATCATGCTGGGGTCGTTCTCCTGCTTCCCCTCCCAAACGCCCACTGTGGCTGTTGTCAACACCATAAGCACCCAAAGACTTCTCTGTGAGGCTAAAGCCTTGGGACCTCAGTGTTATGTGTAATGAATATTATTCGCGCCAATATAATATgatgtatgtaatattttatattattgaGAGGATGCACAAGTTGGCACGGGTAGTTGCCCCACATATTTGGAAACTGGTCCCTGATAAAACCTCATTTGCAAGTTAATACATGTAGCTTGTCCAGAGATGGGTCATTTCTCGAGGTGCTACAGGAACGCAGGGTGATGATCATCCCGGCAACAACTCGAGATTGGAATAGCTGGAACCCTCCAAGGTGATACATCTGAATGCTGTGTTCTGGTGTTCCAGCAACTACATCAGGGAGATTCATCACTTCCCAGACACTGGATTGTTTGACTCAGTGCAGAAAAAAgagactttatgaatatgttggactttgaatggaaagaaaaggctgatcGCCGAAATCCCAACCTCGAGCAAAAtattccctataaaaaccgcttgcGCCTGTACCGGGAGGGTGGTGTGTAGGCATAGGGGGACACTCTGCTGAGGCACCCAGCATTGAtcctgggctcagcactgtccttttccttgtggctggctccgatagaatttgattgctgtaattttatttttttttttttttaattcagctgTGTAAGTGGAAGATGAGGCTGGGAGTCCTATACAGCAGGACACGAGGTCACTGAGAACCATGTTGGCCCAGGACAtaagatttaatttaatttctgtcctTTCATTACCCCCACAACTGCGAATTCCTTGGCTCCTTGTTCCTCCTAAGAAGGCAGCCAGTGGGACAGAAAAAGACCCCAAAAGCATTGTGCTTGCTTATCAAGAAAACTGAAAGTAAAACTGTAGAGTTTACAAGAAATCAGCACTGGGAGTGCCACCCCCTCTGTGTCACAATCTGTGTTCATCAGCTGTCCTAACCATCCCATGTCCTGTCCCTGACCTTGATGTGATCCTGCCCTTTTAttgacattttcctttttctcttgcCTGGTACGTGCAACCTGGGCTGCTTTGCAACTTCCAGCCTGCAATGCCTTACTCAGAGGTTTTCCTATTACTGTTGGGGCAGGTTTGCTTCATTCTTCTCCCAGTTCCCTGGACTCACATGCAGAtcacctgctgtccctgtgctctctGTCCTTCTGTCCATTCCCTGCAGTGACCAGAGGGTGCTTTGGGACACAGGAGCTCCTGCCAGGCAGGATGGAAACTTAGACCCAGCCCTCAACCAGTAGACATGGGCCTAAAGACCCCCAGGATGGGTGATGTCAGTGGGCAGCCCACACAACCTCTCCTGCATGCCTGTTTtgcccatccccatcctggtgTCCATCCCTGTTCCAGTCCCTGTGACTATCTCCATCCCTGCTTcccatccctcatccctgcccccatccctgccccatccccatccctcccacCCTTGcttccatccccatccctgcccccgttcccatccccattcaTGTGCACATCCCCCATCTCTCATCCTTGCCCCGGTCCCCACCCCAGTTGCCTTCCCTATCCCACCACAACCTCTTCCTGTCTtcatccccagccctgtccccatccccgttaTTACCCCTCTCCCCACACCACCCCCCGCCTCCCTCCCACCCCCGTCCCtgtctcctttccctttcttgtCCCAGCACCAGTCCCTCCTTCAGGTATCGCTCGGGGCTTTCCCGGAAAGCAGTGGCGGAGCCGAAGAATAAAAGCATGTGAGTCACTGGAGCGGCGTGGCAGTGATTCCTTGCCGCCGCTGCATCCCGAGCTGCGTTCCCGATGAGCCGCCGCGTCCTCTCCGTTCTCGCCCTGACTGCAGGGGTGTCCGTGGCAGCGGCTTCGGCAGGCTTCCAGGTaggagctcctgctgggagGCACGCGTGGGAAACTCGGCTCCGGGGAAGTCTGGGTGGGAGCACGCCTGGGGATCCCGGTGTTCGGGGAGAGACACGAGTGGGAGACTCGCCTGAGGGGTGGAACATGATATGGGAGCTGCAGCGCTTGTTAGGGGTGGGACACGCGTGAAAGACCCCTCTGCGGGGGGAATACTTGGCAACAGGAGAATCCCCTGCTCCAGCGGGTATCCAGACGGGAAACCCTGCCTAGGGAAGTGATGCTCCAGAGTTGTCCGTGTGCCCGGGCGTGATGTGATGTGATAGAGATTCCTTCCCTGTAGCAGGGGCCGTGCGTGTGGAAATCTCCCACTTCCCTCCTAAGTACCTGGAGGGGAATTGGGACAGGGGAAGCATGGGGACCCTGCCCCAGGGAGTGACTTGCCGCTGTCGCTCTCTCAGACGGTGCAGTGTGGAAGTGCTGAGGCAGCACTTAGGACTGCAGGTGGGATGTGCAGGGTTCTGGCTGAGACGGAGCCCACTGTGGACCTCAGGGCAATGCCCATCCCATAAGCACAGCCCTGTCGTGCTACACGTGTCCAGGTCACAGCACAGGTACCCACAAACACGGGCAGATCTGCCCTGGATTCACACAACTCACTTGCCAGGGCTACAGGAGGGGTCCTACCCATGTTGCTGCCTGTACAGGGCTCCCACCTTTCAATCCCTTGCTTGTCTTACCCCAGCTTTTAAACCTCTTGACGTAGCTGAGATAGCAGCAACTTTATGAATcatgtcttttaaaaatgattGCTTGAGCACTCTCAGGACACCAGGAACACTCTGCTGTGCCACCATCCACAGCCTGAactttttttgtgttcttttccaAGCTCCTCTGCCAAGGAGATGAGCACCCCGGGGAGAAAAAGACcagcaagaaaaaggaaaaggcaacCATGAGCTGCCTAGGGGAAAGCAGAAGGCATATCAAGGTGAGTGCCAGAACCCCATGGGCACTGGGAGTTTTgggcagggggctcagcctgTAAGGGCTGTGTACAGACAGACTCCAGGGACACGTCTGCTTATCCCCAGCCATGCAACCTGACTGGCTGGTGGGAGAACGATCTGGGCTCCAAGATGCAAGTGTTCAAGGTTGGCAAGGACGGAACCTTCTCTGGCGAGTACCATACCGCTGTGTCAAGCACCAAGAAACCCATCCAGCTGTCCCCGCTGACTGGCTCCCAGCACCTGGATGAGGATGGACAGTGCACCTTTGGCTTCACTGTCAACTGGAAGAAGTTCTCAGGTCTGTAGTCGCATGACGGCTGTTGTTGGATGGAAtggtgggatggagaggagagcTCAGGCAGGTCCTAGTGCTCATCCAAATTCCTCTGTTCTCTCTGCTGTCCCTTGCCCTTCCCTGATCTCTCTCCACTCTGGATGGTGTCTGCAGACAGCAGTACACCTCCCAAAACTAGTTTGGGTGAGGCAGCACCAAGGGTTGCCTTGACAACACCTCTGCCGCACAGCATTTCCCTGCAAATATCAGGATCTGTTTGAGCTCCATGAGCACTAAACCCACTGATGTCTGTGAAGCTCCAAAATCAGCTAGGGTCCTATTGGGATGCTAACAGCTGCCACTGCTTTAGACTCCACAGCCGTCTTCGTGGGCCAGTGCTTCAATGGGGATGATGGGAAGGAGGTCCTGCACACCTCCTGGCTGCTGCGGGAGAAAGTCGACTCGGAGTCAGATAACTGGAAAGCCACCAGGTGAACCAAGGTACCCTCAGCCCATCTGGGGTCCCCacgctgctgctggctgggcacCAATGGGCTCCTGCTTCCCCACAGGACCGGCCACAACACTTTCACTCGAATGGACTGAAAGAGGGGAAGAAGCATCTTATCCTGGACACACTCAGGAGACAGGAGTCCCCTCAGCACAATCAGCGTGTACCAGCCTGCTCTGATGTTTCCAGCTCTGGAGGAAGAtgtctcaaaaaaacccaaataaaattaaagatgtGCAAACACAACTTTGTGCAGTCTGTGGATATATCCTGGAAAAGCTGGGCAAAAACACGGTGGAGGGTGGGTGTGGGATGAAACTCTCATTCCCTTATTCTGGGAAGAGACGGGCTGCAAGAAAGCCTGTTTTCCAGTCCAAACAGGATGGTGCATCCCCAAAGTAATCCTCTGACACTGTGACCAGCACTCACTCTTTCCTCCTGAAAGCCTGGTGAGTGTGCTGGGAGGGTAAGCTGGGGAGCTCTTCTGCATCCCAAAAACTGGGCTGGGAAGCCCCTGGCTCTGACACAGCCCTTAAGCAGGCAGGTGAGGGGCCTTGGCTGCCCCCACACTCCTGAAAACTGCCAAGGGCTGCTCTGTACCAGCCACACAGGACCAGTAGCTGCAGTACACCCAGCCCAAAACTCTTCCTGGAAATGTGATTTACTGAACAGCTAATGACCAGCAAATACAGCCTCTCAAATCTCTGCCCAATGGACTATGTGACTGACCAAAACAGGAAGCGCCTGTGCTGCCCTAGGCACCCCCTCTAAGCCAAAGAAAATGATTTCCAGGAAATCAGCTCTGGGTCTGAATCTGAAACTTAgtccttttgctttttattctcaAAATAACCTGGGACAGTGCTGCATGGCCTGAGCTGGCATACTGCCTGGGATTTGATGAACTTAAAGTAGAactgagctgctggggctgccacTCCCCACTGCTCCCCTGGCTTTTCTGACATAAATGCTGTAGGTGGAAGAGCTCTGCTAACAGCACCTGTGGCTTTAGCAAGTTTGCCTGCTCTGTGTTTTTGCCTGCCTTGTTGCAAACTCGCATGTGGTTTGCTTCTCAGGTCTTTCTTTCCTGGGGCTCATGTTCCGTTtccagagcagtgctgctgttccctTCTCCGTGCCTTACTGGCATTTCTCCAGCTTTTTCAGTTCCCTTACAGCATTTCTGACCAGAATGTCTTTACACCAACCCTCTGTTATGCATTTATATATCTGCACAGCTTTTTACATGCTTTTAGAGGAGTTTGTGTCACACTATGACATGAAATAACTCACACCTGGATGCTAGAtacaaaaagggaaagaaaagaacccaaaaagcaaactttattttctgactccactaTACATACAGCATAGCAAaatgacagtggattggagggtgaaatcaccacctctccaaccacactggtcaaacccacagtccatcaattctctccactCACAAAGAAGagtgcaaaacaatcattatttatgTGAACATGAATGAGGGAATTCAGttgaaatatgtaaacatcagaaggcataagAAACTTTTaggagaactttaaaactccCAAAAGAACAGGGCGACAAGTCTGAGAACCAGGAAAGTGAGGGGCATGAGAGGGCATCACAGGACTCTGCTCTCATTTGAATCGTGACCAGCTCAGCAGCGAGGAACGCTGCTAAGCCTCCAGCCTCACTGCATGCATTCTCCTGCCCTCATTATTGCCAACATTTCCTCAGGGCAGGGCTCTCCCAAAGCTGTGCAGCATGCCCAGAGTGCTTCTCAGCAAGGCAGCAGTGTTGACCACAGTTGGAGCATCCTGCAAACCCCAGCAGGCAGCCACAGTGCTGGTGAGGAGCACGGCAGGCAAGAGCTGGCAGAGCTATTCCCAAGGCCAGTCCCTACATGAGGGCACCCAGCTAGGCTGCAATGCATCCCTGGCACTCTTTGGGTTTGAGGTGACAGGTGATTGGACCTGCGGGTACTGCAGGTGTCTGGGAGTGGTTAAGGATGGGGATGTTTCTCCATGGACATTTGGCAGCCCTCAGCTCTGGGTTTTATTCAGTTGCAAACCTGCTCACAGTGCTGGTCCGCAAATCCAGCACCATTTGTTTCCTTCTCTTGCAGGGAATTCCTGCAAGTGTGAGCAGGACTTCCCCTTCAGCCCCACTGCAGGAAAACCCGCTGTTTCTGCTGCATGACAAGACTTGATCAGGGTCATTCACACATTGTGAATGCCTccaggggcagggggagctggtGAAGGCAGGAGGCACCTGAAATCACATGGACATGTCTATGTGGAACAGCTGTTCACACACATAGTgtatcagtttaaaaaaaatgagctTATTAGGATCTTGGCATGGGGTGATGCTTGCATAAGGATCAAATGCACTGAAGTCACTGTTAGAATGGAGAAGAAGCTTCAACTGCAGGGATTCTCCAGCACTTACATGTCTTAACCACATGTGGAAAACTGTCCTATGCAACCGTTTCTGTGGGGACTGCTCCTGTCAACCGTTTACAAATGTCTCAACACGGAACATCTTAGTGCCCAACATCTCTCTCAGTGCAGCTGTCGACCCACCTAAGCAGAAGAGGCAGGAAATTCCCAGGTCACTCAAGGGACTGCATGGTTGGTGGGGTTGGGTGTACCAAAACCTCATACCCCTCCACTCTGCAGCGATGACAAAAGATTAAATTTGATTTTCAAGCCATAACTTCACTGATGAATGAAGACACATAGCTCCCATCCCCTTCACCACTTCTCTGTGGTCCTCTGGTCAGGACCCCACATCGTGCTCTGCTCTTCTGCCTCTCTCCATGGCCTTGTTCCAGCTGTAGCCTTGCCAACCACAGACTGCCATCCTGAGAGAATGGAGGAGCTCCTTAGTTATGTTCTCAGACCTTCCTGGGTCTGGTTTGGAACGAGGGCACCCTCCCACATGTGTTCTGCCTCCCTATCCTACAGATAAGCTCATCAAATTTGTCAGTATAACCCCTCGTGTGGATGAGGGACCTGCAGCTTGTCCAGTGTGTCCTACCTGGTTCAGAGGATTACTCACTCCTGCCACCCTTCCCCACCCATGCTCTGCTGTGGCACCAGAGCTGAGTCCCCTCCACTGCACCCTGACCAGGCAGTGGGTCACTGACCTCGGCTCCAATGTAACCATCTTGGCTGTGAACAGAAAAGGCAACTTCATGGCTGCTGCCACACACCATGAATGAGGTCTGGGTGTCACCACTGCAGGTGACACACTCAATGAACCAGAAGAGCCAGCCCAACTTCAGCTGTCACCTAGAGTTTTTCAGGTgcttctcctttcccagcctCCTTCTTGTATTCTCAGGGCTCCTCTAGTGTCCACTGAGATGTCCTTGGAGTatccctgcccttcctgtgATGTCCAGCTCAGCTAGGCTCATGCCACCATGCCCTGCATATCCCATGACTGTTCAaggtcccagcaggacaggaagCAGGGGAGGGAAACATCTCCCACCCACAAGCAACCTTTCCCACTGACAAATTGGGTGCCTAAGAGGGACAAcaccatcccatcccatcccatcccatcccatcccatcccatcccatcccatcccatcccatcccatcccatcccatcccatcccatcccatcccatcccaccagcATCTCATCCCATCCCTTCACAGACTCCAGACTCCATCACTGCCGCCATGGGCCAAAGCTTCACAGatgaggagagaaagaaaatactgaaggaCCACATGGATCATACAAGATGAGGCTGACATGCTCAAGGATGACTGCAAAGCTAGTgggagggctgcagggcacttGTCCATccttgctctgtgctggtgctgccccTGTGGGTGTTGCATAGAGCCCACAGGGGAGTGCCAAGTCCTGGGTGCTGGGAGCCAGCTGGGCAGCAAGCAAGGGAGAGCACTGTCAGGATCCCAAGGGCTTTTGCAGGAAGTCCACAGGATGGGAATTAAACTCAGccctataatttttttattaaaagcaaaGTGCAATTTGAACGTAGGATTATGCTccctgaggaagaggagaatgGGTTTCCTTGTCTTCAGGCCCAGGAAAGATGAGAAGGATTGTCAAAGCAGATCTCACCCCTTGTGCTTGGGCAGGGGTCAGAGAGGTACCTCATGGTCTGGACACAGCCAGATGCTACTTCTGTCTTTCCCTTCAGTGATATGTTCACCAGGTTAGAGTGGTATTTTAgaggctgtgtctgtgctgtgtccctgtgcaaATGCCAGGCAGTCTGAGCACCCCCATTACAGTCTTGCACAATCAGGAACTCCTTGGGAAGGGTCAGACAGGGCCCTGCCCGGCCTCAGAGCATCATGCATATGGCATCGCCTCCCACGGTGTCTAGGGAGGCACCATGCACAGAACATACCCTCCCACAGGAGTAAGCAAATTTTAACTTCCACATATCTTCCAGAAAAGCCCTTCTGCACTTGCAAGAATGGCTGATTCAAGAGTTCATGCTGCAGTGACAGTCTTAGGTCCCAAACCCGAGGaaaacccagcacagccaggatgaaaaatAGTTTAGAAAGAGCAGCAGACATAGTGCAGGAGGGGATGGTGACAGGGGATGAGCCTCCATTGAGCAAGGAACGGGGTCGGCAGAGCCTCTTGGACAGTGGATGTGTAAATCATTCCTGCATCCCCACCTCCCTGCACAGCCGTGCTTGTCCCCACATTCCTTCAGCGCTGCCCAGGTCAGGCAGACCTCCTCACCTCACCTGGCCTGGGCACGCTGACATCAGGACACTcaagctgcagctgccagccgtCATGGCTCTGGTTACAGCTCTATAAAGGGGTTTGGgatgcagagcagagagggagatAGGCTGGGCATTTCACAGCCCCGCAGCCATGTGGGGCGGTGCTTTCATCCTGGTCCTTGCCCTTGCTGTGGCTCTGGCAGAGAGTGTTGCTCCTGCAGAGAGGAAGGTACGGGGATGGGTGACAAGGGGAGCATGGCAGACGTGGCAATGGGATGCAGTGTGAGCAGCCAGGAGTTCTCCCTTAAATGCCATTTTAGGCTTAGATAAACAGGAAAGCCTTGCAAGAACCAAGTTCAGGCAGAGGGCAAGGTATCCCTGGATCACCCTCAGCCACCTGGTATCACCTCCAGAAAGATTTGTTCCCATGAGGGAAACATGCACAGGGCATTCCTTGCCTTGGGGTTTGTGCCTGGGAGCACCATGCATGTGTGCATGGACCTGCGATGTCTGGGTGTGTGTCTGGGTGTACCGTGcatgctgcagggctgggatattCTGGCCTTGCTCCACCATTTTCtcagcagcaccctggggcaACATTTCCCCAAACTGGGATCAGGGACAGCCGatgccctgcagctgccctcaCAGAGGGCGTCTGGCTCCCCTGgtgtggggcagcagcagggatggggtggggacAGAGAGTATGTGACTGTATTCCTTCAGTGCCAGCTCAGTGGACTGTGGAGGAATGACCAGGACTCACTGATGGAGATTTCGGTGTTGAGGGACAATGGGGACTTCCAGGGACAATACCTCACAAGAGTCACCCTCTCCGGGGGCTGTGCCCAAATCTCCCCGCTGAggggtgcccagcagcagcttggaGAGGAGGGCTGGCCCACCTTTGCCTTCACTGTGCGCTGGGACAAGTTCTCCAGTAAGTGCTGGGATACGTGGGGATGGTACAGCAGTGTCGATGGAAGCCATGCATGCAGCCGGCAGGAATTTTCTTTCACTAGGAAGTCAGCTGGGTGGTGCTTTGGTGCAGCTAAGAAGCAGCACCTGTACAGCATGGTGTGGTGGAGCAATGCTGGGCTTGAACAGGGGAGCCCCTCCTCACCCAGTATCCTTGGGGCAACCACAGTGGGTCCAGACCCTGCTAGCACAACTGGGATGTTGTGCTACAAATCCTGCTTTACCTGAGGGagccacagggaagggcaggacCCCCCAGCATGGGTTTGGTTGTTGTGTGGCCATTGAAGCAGGAACACAGCTGTGTCTGGGAGGACAGTGGGGAAGGGGAAGCAGCCAGTTTCTCCATGGATCTACTAATAAGTGTTTCCTCCCAGATGCCAGCACCGCCTTCGTGGGGCAATGCTTTGTGGATGCAGGTGGAAAGGAG encodes:
- the LOC115491181 gene encoding avidin isoform X2, which translates into the protein MSRRVLSVLALTAGVSVAAASAGFQLLCQGDEHPGEKKTSKKKEKATMSCLGESRRHIKPCNLTGWWENDLGSKMQVFKVGKDGTFSGEYHTAVSSTKKPIQLSPLTGSQHLDEDGQCTFGFTVNWKKFSDSTAVFVGQCFNGDDGKEVLHTSWLLREKVDSESDNWKATR
- the LOC115491181 gene encoding avidin isoform X1, producing the protein MSRRVLSVLALTAGVSVAAASAGFQLLCQGDEHPGEKKTSKKKEKATMSCLGESRRHIKPCNLTGWWENDLGSKMQVFKVGKDGTFSGEYHTAVSSTKKPIQLSPLTGSQHLDEDGQCTFGFTVNWKKFSDSTAVFVGQCFNGDDGKEVLHTSWLLREKVDSESDNWKATRTGHNTFTRMD
- the LOC115491154 gene encoding avidin-like; translation: MWGGAFILVLALAVALAESVAPAERKCQLSGLWRNDQDSLMEISVLRDNGDFQGQYLTRVTLSGGCAQISPLRGAQQQLGEEGWPTFAFTVRWDKFSNASTAFVGQCFVDAGGKETLSTMWLLREAVGSLEEDWKATRVGRNVFTRKRTTKGKILPNLSPRCEAVSSPAP